The following DNA comes from Sphingomonas flavescens.
TTCGATGCGTTGCTGGAGCTTGCCGGGGAAGCGGGCGCGGACGGTCCGGCCGGATACGTCATCTCGCAACTCTTGGGCCACACGTCATAGACAGGGTGTTCGACGACGTTGAGCGACGGCGATTCCTTGTAGAGCCAGCCCGAGAACACGCGTTTCCACTGCTTGTCCGGTTGCTGCACGTCTAGCTGGACGAAGGCGCCGGTCAGCTTCTCCGCTTCCCACGGCGCCGTCGCCTCACAAGCGCGCAGCCGGACGATCGCATCTTTCCAGCGCATCGATTGGCCGGGCCGCAGGGCCACCGTCTGGGTAATGCCGTTGCGCTTGTTCAGGATGCCGAGCACGGCGACGCGCTGCGCCATCGGGGTGACGCCGCCCTGCCCGCTGGCCGTCGCCGGCGCCTGCCGTGCCTGAGGCAGCGGCGTTCCCTGCTGCTTGTCGCCCTTGCCGCAGGCGGCGAGGGCCAGCGCGGTCAGCGCGACGCCCGCGATCCGCACGTCTATTCGGGGATCCAGGGCTCGTAATCCCCGGTCGACGCGGGGCGCAGCTTGCCGGAGCCAAGCGCGCCGTCGGGCCGGAATGCCGCCATCGTGCCGGTCAAATTCGGAGTCGGCGCCTGCTGGAACTTGCGTACCGGCGGCAGCGCCTTCTCGGGCAGGTCGGCGATCGTGCCACGGAGCCACAGCTGCCAGGCGGGGGGCACGACGCTGCCGTCGTTGTTGCCCGCGTATATCACCCAGCGACGCGCAGGGTCTTTCTTGCTCTGATAATAAACGTTGCCCGCGTCATCGCGTCCGACTTCGTTTCCGAAGCGGCGCGTGAACAGCGATGTTCCCACCGTCGCGCCGTTCCACCAGGTGAAGATCTTCGCAAGAATGCCCATGGCCGCCGCCTCTGCCGGAAACCGCCCTCGCCTTCAAGCGAAGGATGTCAGCGCGACCAGCGAACCGTGTCGCCTTCCTTGATGCCCAGCTCCGCGGCGCGGCCGCTGCGGATCTCCAGCACTGCCGAGATCGGCTCGCCCGACGGCAGCGGCGTCAGGTCCATCGCCTCAGCCTTGGTGATCCGCCCGATCTTGCCGTCCGGACGGATGTAGATGATGTCGAGGGGCACCAGCGTGTTCTTCATCCAGAACGCTACTTCCTGTGCCGGCTCGTAGGGAAAGATCATGCCGCGATCGGGCGGCACATCGGTGCGGAACATTAGGCCCCGCTCCTGCTGCTCAGGGGTGGCGGCGACCTCCACCGTGAACTTGTGGACACCGGTTTTCGAATGAATGGTCAGCGGCACTTCGCGGAGCCCCGTTTGCGCGCCCGGCTGGGCAGCTTCGGTCGTATTTTGAGGCGCGTTCTGAGCCGGCGCCTGCGGACTGCAGGCCAGCAGACCCGCCAGGGCTACGGCGGCTAGGCCGGTACTTCTGAGTCGCGCAACTCGATCGCCGTCAGGCCCTTGTTGCTGGGCGCGATCCGCGCCTCCAACCACTGGCCAGGCTCCAGATCCGGCAGATGCGACGAGCGGACCGTCTCCATGTGCACGAAGACGTCCTCGCCCCCGACCTCGTCCG
Coding sequences within:
- a CDS encoding NADH:ubiquinone oxidoreductase subunit NDUFA12, producing MGILAKIFTWWNGATVGTSLFTRRFGNEVGRDDAGNVYYQSKKDPARRWVIYAGNNDGSVVPPAWQLWLRGTIADLPEKALPPVRKFQQAPTPNLTGTMAAFRPDGALGSGKLRPASTGDYEPWIPE
- a CDS encoding DUF192 domain-containing protein; amino-acid sequence: MPLTIHSKTGVHKFTVEVAATPEQQERGLMFRTDVPPDRGMIFPYEPAQEVAFWMKNTLVPLDIIYIRPDGKIGRITKAEAMDLTPLPSGEPISAVLEIRSGRAAELGIKEGDTVRWSR